A single window of Nicotiana sylvestris chromosome 5, ASM39365v2, whole genome shotgun sequence DNA harbors:
- the LOC104222366 gene encoding uncharacterized protein — protein MYRSSSTTRVSDDYFNSYYSSSSNSSPSQKVSPALRALSLETNELLPIHEPLSDIAKKEKSRAKFAENAVHVIPLVLLLCGFILWFLSNPDIDAPLKEEAIAKRIEGLNLDGDLDPDGMHIANLPLELNDDDLIKKDENRRTSYMENGFP, from the exons ATGTATAGATCATCGAGTACAACTCGAGTTTCAGACGATTATTTTAATAGCTATTATTCTTCATCTTCAAATTCATCACCCTCACAAAAAGTGTCTCCAGCATTAAGAGCTTTGTCTTTGGAAACTAATGAATTATTACCAATACATGAACCACTTTCGGATATTGCTAAGAAGGAAAAATCTCGTGCCAAATTTGCAGAGAATGCTGTTCATGTTATACCTTTGGTTTTGCTCTTGTGTGGATTTATCCTATGGTTTTTGTCTAATCCAG ATATTGATGCGCCATTGAAAGAGGAAGCAATTGCTAAAAGAATAGAAGGACTAAACCTTGATGGAGATCTCGATCCTGATGGCATGCATATTGCAAATTTACCTCTAGAATTGAATGATGATGATTTGATCAAGAAAGATGAAAATCGTCGAACATCTTATATGGAAAATGGATTTCCATAA